A genome region from Prionailurus viverrinus isolate Anna chromosome A3, UM_Priviv_1.0, whole genome shotgun sequence includes the following:
- the GPATCH11 gene encoding G patch domain-containing protein 11, translating into MKLNMAEEEDYMSDSFINVQQDIRPGLPMLRQIREARRKEEKQQEANLKNRQKSLKEEEQERRDIGLKNALGCENKGFALLQKMGYKSGQALGKSGGGIVEPIPLNVKTGKSGIGHESLLKRKAEEKLENYRRKIHVKTQAEEKAAEQFRLRLKHKQDEVKLEGDLRRSQRACQQLDTQKNIQVPREAWYWLGLEEETEEEEEEEKEHDEDEYKSEDLSVLEKLQILTGYLREEHLYCIWCGTAYEDKEDLSSNCPGPTSADHD; encoded by the exons ATGAAGTTGAACATGGCGGAAGAAGAGGACTATATGTCTGATTCCTTCATTAATGTCCA ACAAGACATCAGACCAGGATTGCCAATGCTGAGGCAAATCCGAGAAGCCCGtcgaaaagaagaaaagcaacagGAAGCTAATTTGAAAAACAGACAGAAgagtttaaaagaagaagaacaagaaagacGTGACATTGGATTGAAGAATGCACTAGGCTGTGAAAACAAAGGGTTTGCTTTGCTCCAAAAGATGGGATATAAAAGTGGTCAGGCCCTTGGCAAAAGTG GAGGTGGTATTGTTGAACCAATTCCTCTCAATGTCAAAACAG GGAAAAGTGGCATCGGTCATGAGTCATTACTGAAGCGGAAAGCAGAGGAAAAACTAGAAAACTATAGAAGAAAGATCCACGTGAAAACCCAAGCCGAAGAAAAAGCCGCAGAGCAGTTTCG ACTGCGATTGAAACATAAGCAGGATGAAGTGAAGCTGGAAGGGGACCTTAGAAGAAGCCAGCGAGCCTGCCAGCAGTTGGATACTCAGAAG aatattcaGGTTCCTAGGGAAGCATGGTACTGGTTGGGGCTTGAAGAGGAAAccgaggaagaggaagaggaagaaaaagaacacgATGAAGATGAATATAAGAGTGAAGACTTGAGT GTActggaaaaattacaaatattgaCTGGTTATTTAAGAGAGGAACATCTGTATTGTATTTGGTGTGGAACAGCCTATGAAG ATAAAGAAGACCTCTCTTCAAATTGCCCAGGACCAACTTCTGCAGATCATGACTAA